From a single Hippopotamus amphibius kiboko isolate mHipAmp2 chromosome X, mHipAmp2.hap2, whole genome shotgun sequence genomic region:
- the GTPBP6 gene encoding putative GTP-binding protein 6 isoform X4, which yields MWALRAAVRPGARLSRVTPGCRAPRAAPLLPPCPERALAASRGGLAGSEGRGGGGRGPRADGRRGRAGEQEGEEEPEEAEEAEELLRRDPLLPAGAQRVCLVHPDIKWGPGKPQGTRAEWQVAEARALVHTLDGWSVVDTVVAPTKAPDRKLVFGRGTLERLTEKIRGSPETTAVFLNLERVAAPTKKELEAAWGVPVFDRFTVVLHIFRCNARTKEARLQVALAELPLLRSHLKNDVAHLGGRGGGSRYIMGSGESFLEVQQRLLKDKEVKIRKALDRLRQKRLLLGRQRKQREFPVVSLVGYTNCGKTTLVKALTGDAALQPRDQLFATLDVTAHAGGLPSRLTVIYMDTIGFLSQLPHSLVESFSATLQDVAHSDLLVHVRDVSHAETELQKASVLSALRGLHLPPPLLERMLEVHNKADLLPGYRPAEPGAVAVSALRGLGLEELKARLQDAVLRATGRRVLTLRVPLAGPQLSWLHQEATVQAVDVMPEAGAADVKVIISDSAHGRFRKLFPG from the exons ATGTGGGCCCTGCGGGCCGCCGTCCGCCCGGGGGCCCGGCTCTCTCGCGTGACCCCCGGCTGCCGGGCTCCGCGGGCCGCGCCGCTGCTGCCGCCCTGCCCCGAGCGCGCTCTCGCCGCCTCCCGCGGGGGCCTGGCGGGCTCggaggggcgagggggcggcgggcggggcccACGTGCGGACGGCCGGAGAGGTCGGGCTGGAGAACAGGAGGGCGAGGAGGAGccggaggaggcggaggaggcgGAGGAGCTGCTGAGGAGGGACCCTTTGCTGCCGGCGGGGGCCCAGCGCGTGTGCTTGGTTCACCCCGACATCAAGTGGGGGCCCGGGAAGCCCCAGGGGACCCGAG CTGAGTGGCAGGTGGCAGAGGCACGAGCGCTGGTGCACACGCTGGACGGCTGGTCGGTGGTGGACACGGTGGTGGCGCCCACCAAAGCGCCGGACAGGAAGCTCGTCTTCGGCAGGGGGACCTTGGAGCGCCTGACGG AGAAAATCAGAGGGTCCCCGGAAACCACCGCCGTCTTCCTGAACCTGGAGAGGGTGGCCGCGCCCACCAAG AAAGAACTGGAAGCCGCCTGGGGCGTGCCGGTGTTCGACCGATTCACGGTGGTTCTTCACATTTTCCGCTGCAACGCCCGCACCAAGGAGGCCCGGCTGCAGGTGGCGCTGGCGGAGCTCCCGCTGCTCAG GTCCCACCTGAAAAATGATGTCGCCCACCTGGGCGGACGAGGAGGGGGCTCTCGCTACATCATGGGGTCAG GAGAGTCTTTCCTGGAGGTGCAACAGCGTCTCCTGAAAGACAAGGAAGTGAAGATCCGGAAGGCCCTGGACAGACTCCGCCAGAAGAGGCTCCTCCTGGGGCGGCAGCGGAAGCAGCGGGAGTTCCCCGTGGTCTCCCTGGTCGGGTACACGAACTGCG GAAAGACCACGTTGGTCAAGGCCCTGACGGGGGACGCCGCCCTGCAGCCCCGGGACCAGCTCTTTGCCACGCTGGACGTCACGGCCCACGCGGGGGGGCTGCCCTCCCGGCTCACCGTCATCTACATGGACACCATCGGCTTCCTCTCCCAGCTGCCCCACAGCCTGGTGGAGTCCTTCTCGGCCACCCTGCAGGACGTGGCGCATTCG GACCTGCTCGTGCACGTGCGAGACGTGAGCCACGCCGAGACGGAGCTGCAGAAGGCCAGCGTGCTGTCGGCCCTGCGGGGCCTGCAcctgccgccgccgctgctggaGCGCATGCTGGAGGTGCACAACAAGGCGGACCTGCTGCCCGG GTACAGACCCGCGGAGCCCGGCGCCGTGGCCGTGTCCGCGCTCCGGGGGCTCGGGCTGGAGGAGCTGAAGGCCCGGCTGCAGGACGCGGTTCTGAGAGCCACGGGGAGACGCGTCCTCACTCTCCGCGTGCCGCTGGCGGGGCCGCAGCTGAG CTGGCTGCATCAGGAGGCCACGGTGCAGGCGGTGGACGTGATGCCTGAGGCCGGGGCGGCCGACGTCAAGGTCATCATAAGCGACTCTGCTCACGGCCGGTTCAGGAAGCTCTTTCCAGGGTGA
- the GTPBP6 gene encoding putative GTP-binding protein 6 isoform X2, whose protein sequence is MWALRAAVRPGARLSRVTPGCRAPRAAPLLPPCPERALAASRGGLAGSEGRGGGGRGPRADGRRGRAGEQEGEEEPEEAEEAEELLRRDPLLPAGAQRVCLVHPDIKWGPGKPQGTRAEWQVAEARALVHTLDGWSVVDTVVAPTKAPDRKLVFGRGTLERLTEKIRGSPETTAVFLNLERVAAPTKKELEAAWGVPVFDRFTVVLHIFRCNARTKEARLQVALAELPLLRRVFPGGATASPERQGSEDPEGPGQTPPEEAPPGAAAEAAGVPRGLPGRVHELRKDHVGQGPDGGRRPAAPGPALCHAGRHGPRGGAALPAHRHLHGHHRLPLPAAPQPGGVLLGHPAGRGAFGPARARARREPRRDGAAEGQRAVGPAGPAPAAAAAGAHAGGAQQGGPAARVQTRGARRRGRVRAPGARAGGAEGPAAGRGSESHGETRPHSPRAAGGAAAEVRRACPAGGVVAPVAAAASPAPSRCPAGRAHAGPPRSRKSRWGRGGSVGVSLPHQTRLPPSWLHQEATVQAVDVMPEAGAADVKVIISDSAHGRFRKLFPG, encoded by the exons ATGTGGGCCCTGCGGGCCGCCGTCCGCCCGGGGGCCCGGCTCTCTCGCGTGACCCCCGGCTGCCGGGCTCCGCGGGCCGCGCCGCTGCTGCCGCCCTGCCCCGAGCGCGCTCTCGCCGCCTCCCGCGGGGGCCTGGCGGGCTCggaggggcgagggggcggcgggcggggcccACGTGCGGACGGCCGGAGAGGTCGGGCTGGAGAACAGGAGGGCGAGGAGGAGccggaggaggcggaggaggcgGAGGAGCTGCTGAGGAGGGACCCTTTGCTGCCGGCGGGGGCCCAGCGCGTGTGCTTGGTTCACCCCGACATCAAGTGGGGGCCCGGGAAGCCCCAGGGGACCCGAG CTGAGTGGCAGGTGGCAGAGGCACGAGCGCTGGTGCACACGCTGGACGGCTGGTCGGTGGTGGACACGGTGGTGGCGCCCACCAAAGCGCCGGACAGGAAGCTCGTCTTCGGCAGGGGGACCTTGGAGCGCCTGACGG AGAAAATCAGAGGGTCCCCGGAAACCACCGCCGTCTTCCTGAACCTGGAGAGGGTGGCCGCGCCCACCAAG AAAGAACTGGAAGCCGCCTGGGGCGTGCCGGTGTTCGACCGATTCACGGTGGTTCTTCACATTTTCCGCTGCAACGCCCGCACCAAGGAGGCCCGGCTGCAGGTGGCGCTGGCGGAGCTCCCGCTGCTCAG GAGAGTCTTTCCTGGAGGTGCAACAGCGTCTCCTGAAAGACAAGGAAGTGAAGATCCGGAAGGCCCTGGACAGACTCCGCCAGAAGAGGCTCCTCCTGGGGCGGCAGCGGAAGCAGCGGGAGTTCCCCGTGGTCTCCCTGGTCGGGTACACGAACTGCG GAAAGACCACGTTGGTCAAGGCCCTGACGGGGGACGCCGCCCTGCAGCCCCGGGACCAGCTCTTTGCCACGCTGGACGTCACGGCCCACGCGGGGGGGCTGCCCTCCCGGCTCACCGTCATCTACATGGACACCATCGGCTTCCTCTCCCAGCTGCCCCACAGCCTGGTGGAGTCCTTCTCGGCCACCCTGCAGGACGTGGCGCATTCG GACCTGCTCGTGCACGTGCGAGACGTGAGCCACGCCGAGACGGAGCTGCAGAAGGCCAGCGTGCTGTCGGCCCTGCGGGGCCTGCAcctgccgccgccgctgctggaGCGCATGCTGGAGGTGCACAACAAGGCGGACCTGCTGCCCGG GTACAGACCCGCGGAGCCCGGCGCCGTGGCCGTGTCCGCGCTCCGGGGGCTCGGGCTGGAGGAGCTGAAGGCCCGGCTGCAGGACGCGGTTCTGAGAGCCACGGGGAGACGCGTCCTCACTCTCCGCGTGCCGCTGGCGGGGCCGCAGCTGAGGTGCGTCGGGCCTGCCCGGCGGGAGGGGTGGTCGCGCCAGTCGCCGCAGCCGCATCACCTGCCCCGAGCAGGTGCCCAGCCGGTCGTGCACACGCTGGCCCACCGAGGAGCCGGAAGTCTCGGTGGGGCCGTGGGGGCTCCGTCGGGGTCTCCCTTCCCCACCAAACGCGTCTTCCTCCCAGCTGGCTGCATCAGGAGGCCACGGTGCAGGCGGTGGACGTGATGCCTGAGGCCGGGGCGGCCGACGTCAAGGTCATCATAAGCGACTCTGCTCACGGCCGGTTCAGGAAGCTCTTTCCAGGGTGA
- the GTPBP6 gene encoding putative GTP-binding protein 6 isoform X5 has protein sequence MWALRAAVRPGARLSRVTPGCRAPRAAPLLPPCPERALAASRGGLAGSEGRGGGGRGPRADGRRGRAGEQEGEEEPEEAEEAEELLRRDPLLPAGAQRVCLVHPDIKWGPGKPQGTRAEWQVAEARALVHTLDGWSVVDTVVAPTKAPDRKLVFGRGTLERLTEKIRGSPETTAVFLNLERVAAPTKKELEAAWGVPVFDRFTVVLHIFRCNARTKEARLQVALAELPLLRSHLKNDVAHLGGRGGGSRYIMGSGESFLEVQQRLLKDKEVKIRKALDRLRQKRLLLGRQRKQREFPVVSLVGYTNCAPGPALCHAGRHGPRGGAALPAHRHLHGHHRLPLPAAPQPGGVLLGHPAGRGAFGPARARARREPRRDGAAEGQRAVGPAGPAPAAAAAGAHAGGAQQGGPAARVQTRGARRRGRVRAPGARAGGAEGPAAGRGSESHGETRPHSPRAAGGAAAELAASGGHGAGGGRDA, from the exons ATGTGGGCCCTGCGGGCCGCCGTCCGCCCGGGGGCCCGGCTCTCTCGCGTGACCCCCGGCTGCCGGGCTCCGCGGGCCGCGCCGCTGCTGCCGCCCTGCCCCGAGCGCGCTCTCGCCGCCTCCCGCGGGGGCCTGGCGGGCTCggaggggcgagggggcggcgggcggggcccACGTGCGGACGGCCGGAGAGGTCGGGCTGGAGAACAGGAGGGCGAGGAGGAGccggaggaggcggaggaggcgGAGGAGCTGCTGAGGAGGGACCCTTTGCTGCCGGCGGGGGCCCAGCGCGTGTGCTTGGTTCACCCCGACATCAAGTGGGGGCCCGGGAAGCCCCAGGGGACCCGAG CTGAGTGGCAGGTGGCAGAGGCACGAGCGCTGGTGCACACGCTGGACGGCTGGTCGGTGGTGGACACGGTGGTGGCGCCCACCAAAGCGCCGGACAGGAAGCTCGTCTTCGGCAGGGGGACCTTGGAGCGCCTGACGG AGAAAATCAGAGGGTCCCCGGAAACCACCGCCGTCTTCCTGAACCTGGAGAGGGTGGCCGCGCCCACCAAG AAAGAACTGGAAGCCGCCTGGGGCGTGCCGGTGTTCGACCGATTCACGGTGGTTCTTCACATTTTCCGCTGCAACGCCCGCACCAAGGAGGCCCGGCTGCAGGTGGCGCTGGCGGAGCTCCCGCTGCTCAG GTCCCACCTGAAAAATGATGTCGCCCACCTGGGCGGACGAGGAGGGGGCTCTCGCTACATCATGGGGTCAG GAGAGTCTTTCCTGGAGGTGCAACAGCGTCTCCTGAAAGACAAGGAAGTGAAGATCCGGAAGGCCCTGGACAGACTCCGCCAGAAGAGGCTCCTCCTGGGGCGGCAGCGGAAGCAGCGGGAGTTCCCCGTGGTCTCCCTGGTCGGGTACACGAACTGCG CCCCGGGACCAGCTCTTTGCCACGCTGGACGTCACGGCCCACGCGGGGGGGCTGCCCTCCCGGCTCACCGTCATCTACATGGACACCATCGGCTTCCTCTCCCAGCTGCCCCACAGCCTGGTGGAGTCCTTCTCGGCCACCCTGCAGGACGTGGCGCATTCG GACCTGCTCGTGCACGTGCGAGACGTGAGCCACGCCGAGACGGAGCTGCAGAAGGCCAGCGTGCTGTCGGCCCTGCGGGGCCTGCAcctgccgccgccgctgctggaGCGCATGCTGGAGGTGCACAACAAGGCGGACCTGCTGCCCGG GTACAGACCCGCGGAGCCCGGCGCCGTGGCCGTGTCCGCGCTCCGGGGGCTCGGGCTGGAGGAGCTGAAGGCCCGGCTGCAGGACGCGGTTCTGAGAGCCACGGGGAGACGCGTCCTCACTCTCCGCGTGCCGCTGGCGGGGCCGCAGCTGAG CTGGCTGCATCAGGAGGCCACGGTGCAGGCGGTGGACGTGATGCCTGA
- the GTPBP6 gene encoding putative GTP-binding protein 6 isoform X3 translates to MWALRAAVRPGARLSRVTPGCRAPRAAPLLPPCPERALAASRGGLAGSEGRGGGGRGPRADGRRGRAGEQEGEEEPEEAEEAEELLRRDPLLPAGAQRVCLVHPDIKWGPGKPQGTRAEWQVAEARALVHTLDGWSVVDTVVAPTKAPDRKLVFGRGTLERLTEKIRGSPETTAVFLNLERVAAPTKKELEAAWGVPVFDRFTVVLHIFRCNARTKEARLQVALAELPLLRSHLKNDVAHLGGRGGGSRYIMGSGESFLEVQQRLLKDKEVKIRKALDRLRQKRLLLGRQRKQREFPVVSLVGYTNCGKTTLVKALTGDAALQPRDQLFATLDVTAHAGGLPSRLTVIYMDTIGFLSQLPHSLVESFSATLQDVAHSDLLVHVRDVSHAETELQKASVLSALRGLHLPPPLLERMLEVHNKADLLPGYRPAEPGAVAVSALRGLGLEELKARLQDAVLRATGRRVLTLRVPLAGPQLRCVGPARREGWSRQSPQPHHLPRAGAQPVVHTLAHRGAGSLGGAVGAPSGSPFPTKRVFLPAGCIRRPRCRRWT, encoded by the exons ATGTGGGCCCTGCGGGCCGCCGTCCGCCCGGGGGCCCGGCTCTCTCGCGTGACCCCCGGCTGCCGGGCTCCGCGGGCCGCGCCGCTGCTGCCGCCCTGCCCCGAGCGCGCTCTCGCCGCCTCCCGCGGGGGCCTGGCGGGCTCggaggggcgagggggcggcgggcggggcccACGTGCGGACGGCCGGAGAGGTCGGGCTGGAGAACAGGAGGGCGAGGAGGAGccggaggaggcggaggaggcgGAGGAGCTGCTGAGGAGGGACCCTTTGCTGCCGGCGGGGGCCCAGCGCGTGTGCTTGGTTCACCCCGACATCAAGTGGGGGCCCGGGAAGCCCCAGGGGACCCGAG CTGAGTGGCAGGTGGCAGAGGCACGAGCGCTGGTGCACACGCTGGACGGCTGGTCGGTGGTGGACACGGTGGTGGCGCCCACCAAAGCGCCGGACAGGAAGCTCGTCTTCGGCAGGGGGACCTTGGAGCGCCTGACGG AGAAAATCAGAGGGTCCCCGGAAACCACCGCCGTCTTCCTGAACCTGGAGAGGGTGGCCGCGCCCACCAAG AAAGAACTGGAAGCCGCCTGGGGCGTGCCGGTGTTCGACCGATTCACGGTGGTTCTTCACATTTTCCGCTGCAACGCCCGCACCAAGGAGGCCCGGCTGCAGGTGGCGCTGGCGGAGCTCCCGCTGCTCAG GTCCCACCTGAAAAATGATGTCGCCCACCTGGGCGGACGAGGAGGGGGCTCTCGCTACATCATGGGGTCAG GAGAGTCTTTCCTGGAGGTGCAACAGCGTCTCCTGAAAGACAAGGAAGTGAAGATCCGGAAGGCCCTGGACAGACTCCGCCAGAAGAGGCTCCTCCTGGGGCGGCAGCGGAAGCAGCGGGAGTTCCCCGTGGTCTCCCTGGTCGGGTACACGAACTGCG GAAAGACCACGTTGGTCAAGGCCCTGACGGGGGACGCCGCCCTGCAGCCCCGGGACCAGCTCTTTGCCACGCTGGACGTCACGGCCCACGCGGGGGGGCTGCCCTCCCGGCTCACCGTCATCTACATGGACACCATCGGCTTCCTCTCCCAGCTGCCCCACAGCCTGGTGGAGTCCTTCTCGGCCACCCTGCAGGACGTGGCGCATTCG GACCTGCTCGTGCACGTGCGAGACGTGAGCCACGCCGAGACGGAGCTGCAGAAGGCCAGCGTGCTGTCGGCCCTGCGGGGCCTGCAcctgccgccgccgctgctggaGCGCATGCTGGAGGTGCACAACAAGGCGGACCTGCTGCCCGG GTACAGACCCGCGGAGCCCGGCGCCGTGGCCGTGTCCGCGCTCCGGGGGCTCGGGCTGGAGGAGCTGAAGGCCCGGCTGCAGGACGCGGTTCTGAGAGCCACGGGGAGACGCGTCCTCACTCTCCGCGTGCCGCTGGCGGGGCCGCAGCTGAGGTGCGTCGGGCCTGCCCGGCGGGAGGGGTGGTCGCGCCAGTCGCCGCAGCCGCATCACCTGCCCCGAGCAGGTGCCCAGCCGGTCGTGCACACGCTGGCCCACCGAGGAGCCGGAAGTCTCGGTGGGGCCGTGGGGGCTCCGTCGGGGTCTCCCTTCCCCACCAAACGCGTCTTCCTCCCAGCTGGCTGCATCAGGAGGCCACGGTGCAGGCGGTGGACGTGA
- the GTPBP6 gene encoding putative GTP-binding protein 6 isoform X1 translates to MWALRAAVRPGARLSRVTPGCRAPRAAPLLPPCPERALAASRGGLAGSEGRGGGGRGPRADGRRGRAGEQEGEEEPEEAEEAEELLRRDPLLPAGAQRVCLVHPDIKWGPGKPQGTRAEWQVAEARALVHTLDGWSVVDTVVAPTKAPDRKLVFGRGTLERLTEKIRGSPETTAVFLNLERVAAPTKKELEAAWGVPVFDRFTVVLHIFRCNARTKEARLQVALAELPLLRSHLKNDVAHLGGRGGGSRYIMGSGESFLEVQQRLLKDKEVKIRKALDRLRQKRLLLGRQRKQREFPVVSLVGYTNCAPGPALCHAGRHGPRGGAALPAHRHLHGHHRLPLPAAPQPGGVLLGHPAGRGAFGPARARARREPRRDGAAEGQRAVGPAGPAPAAAAAGAHAGGAQQGGPAARVQTRGARRRGRVRAPGARAGGAEGPAAGRGSESHGETRPHSPRAAGGAAAEVRRACPAGGVVAPVAAAASPAPSRCPAGRAHAGPPRSRKSRWGRGGSVGVSLPHQTRLPPSWLHQEATVQAVDVMPEAGAADVKVIISDSAHGRFRKLFPG, encoded by the exons ATGTGGGCCCTGCGGGCCGCCGTCCGCCCGGGGGCCCGGCTCTCTCGCGTGACCCCCGGCTGCCGGGCTCCGCGGGCCGCGCCGCTGCTGCCGCCCTGCCCCGAGCGCGCTCTCGCCGCCTCCCGCGGGGGCCTGGCGGGCTCggaggggcgagggggcggcgggcggggcccACGTGCGGACGGCCGGAGAGGTCGGGCTGGAGAACAGGAGGGCGAGGAGGAGccggaggaggcggaggaggcgGAGGAGCTGCTGAGGAGGGACCCTTTGCTGCCGGCGGGGGCCCAGCGCGTGTGCTTGGTTCACCCCGACATCAAGTGGGGGCCCGGGAAGCCCCAGGGGACCCGAG CTGAGTGGCAGGTGGCAGAGGCACGAGCGCTGGTGCACACGCTGGACGGCTGGTCGGTGGTGGACACGGTGGTGGCGCCCACCAAAGCGCCGGACAGGAAGCTCGTCTTCGGCAGGGGGACCTTGGAGCGCCTGACGG AGAAAATCAGAGGGTCCCCGGAAACCACCGCCGTCTTCCTGAACCTGGAGAGGGTGGCCGCGCCCACCAAG AAAGAACTGGAAGCCGCCTGGGGCGTGCCGGTGTTCGACCGATTCACGGTGGTTCTTCACATTTTCCGCTGCAACGCCCGCACCAAGGAGGCCCGGCTGCAGGTGGCGCTGGCGGAGCTCCCGCTGCTCAG GTCCCACCTGAAAAATGATGTCGCCCACCTGGGCGGACGAGGAGGGGGCTCTCGCTACATCATGGGGTCAG GAGAGTCTTTCCTGGAGGTGCAACAGCGTCTCCTGAAAGACAAGGAAGTGAAGATCCGGAAGGCCCTGGACAGACTCCGCCAGAAGAGGCTCCTCCTGGGGCGGCAGCGGAAGCAGCGGGAGTTCCCCGTGGTCTCCCTGGTCGGGTACACGAACTGCG CCCCGGGACCAGCTCTTTGCCACGCTGGACGTCACGGCCCACGCGGGGGGGCTGCCCTCCCGGCTCACCGTCATCTACATGGACACCATCGGCTTCCTCTCCCAGCTGCCCCACAGCCTGGTGGAGTCCTTCTCGGCCACCCTGCAGGACGTGGCGCATTCG GACCTGCTCGTGCACGTGCGAGACGTGAGCCACGCCGAGACGGAGCTGCAGAAGGCCAGCGTGCTGTCGGCCCTGCGGGGCCTGCAcctgccgccgccgctgctggaGCGCATGCTGGAGGTGCACAACAAGGCGGACCTGCTGCCCGG GTACAGACCCGCGGAGCCCGGCGCCGTGGCCGTGTCCGCGCTCCGGGGGCTCGGGCTGGAGGAGCTGAAGGCCCGGCTGCAGGACGCGGTTCTGAGAGCCACGGGGAGACGCGTCCTCACTCTCCGCGTGCCGCTGGCGGGGCCGCAGCTGAGGTGCGTCGGGCCTGCCCGGCGGGAGGGGTGGTCGCGCCAGTCGCCGCAGCCGCATCACCTGCCCCGAGCAGGTGCCCAGCCGGTCGTGCACACGCTGGCCCACCGAGGAGCCGGAAGTCTCGGTGGGGCCGTGGGGGCTCCGTCGGGGTCTCCCTTCCCCACCAAACGCGTCTTCCTCCCAGCTGGCTGCATCAGGAGGCCACGGTGCAGGCGGTGGACGTGATGCCTGAGGCCGGGGCGGCCGACGTCAAGGTCATCATAAGCGACTCTGCTCACGGCCGGTTCAGGAAGCTCTTTCCAGGGTGA